DNA from Paludisphaera mucosa:
GTGCTCGGTCGTACTCACGACGACGGCGTCGTAGCTCTTGAGGTCGTCGAACAGCTTGCGGAAGTCCTGGTATTTCTTGGCCCGGGGGTGGGCCTGCGCGGCGCGGGCGACGGCTCCCTCGTAGACGTCGCAGAGGGCGACGACGTCCTCGGAACTCACGTCGGCCAGGTTCGATCCGCCGCGGCCGCCCACGCCAATGCAGGCGATGCTCAACTTCTCGTTGAGGTTCCGCCCCCGAACCACGGCCGGGGCCGCGAACGCGCCCAGCGCCGCCGCGGTCGCCGTCCTGTGGAACTGACGCCTCGATGCGGCCCCATCCGGCGTCGGCTGGGCTTTGGTCGAATCGCTGGTCATGCAGGCCTCCCGGGCTTCGGCGCGGCAAGGCCCCGGCCGGGCGTCGTCCGTCCGGTCCGCAGGGGCCACGTCAGAGCATCGCCCAGCCGGCGAGGCGACGCAAGCTACTGTCGACCCGGCGGGGCGGCGTCCGATCGGGAACCGCGGTCGCTGAGTCGAGGAACCGGAAATGCGAGACGCCCCGTGACGGCGAACCGTCCGGGGCGTCGGGGGAACCAGGCCGCTTTTCGGTGAACTCGCGAGGTCGAGTTCGGCGGCTCGTCGTGGCTGAGTGCCGGAGACAGGACTTGAACCTGCACGGGCATGGTTAGCCCACTAGCCCCTCAAGCTAGCGTGTCTGCCAATTCCACCACTCCGGCGTCGCGGTGTTTCACTTGTTAGGTGAGGTATCATTCTGTGGGCGAGATCGTGGATTGTCAAGCGTTGGGCGACCCGAAGCCGCGATCTCGCATTCGTCGAGTTCCCGGCCGGGCCCATGGCGGAGGGATTCGATGGTCAAGTCGTTGATCGCTCGTTTGTTCTCGAATCGGCCCGCGACGGAGCCGCTGCGGTTCGTGGTCTACTCGCGCGAGGGTTGCGGCTGCTGCCGGAAGGCGTTGGCCGTCCTGGGCGAGTTCCAGTCGCGGCATCGGTTCGTCGTCGAGGAGGTCGACGTCGACGCGTCCCCGGATGTCCGGGCCCGATACGGCGGCGATGTCCCGGTCGTGGAGGTCGGCGGCCGCGTGCGGTTTCGCGGGTCGATCAATCCGGCGATGCTCGAACGGTTATTGAAGGCGGAAGCGTCCGCCGGCGAGGCGGGATGAGCACGGCTTGTCAGGCGACGGGCCGCGCGGGGGAGGGGGCCACCACGAGGTTGAGGGCTTCGGCCCGCCAGCGGGAGCCGTCGTGGACCAGGTCGTTGATCGACGCGAAATCGATGGCGATGGCGTCGAAGTCCGCGGGGGTGCGGTCGGCCAGCAGGCTCGTCAGGGCGACGCGGATGACGATCCCGTGGACGACGACCAGGAACCTGCCCCCCTTATGACGCTTCGAGAGGTCGTCGAGGATCGGCCGCACGCGGCGGTCGATGTCGGCGAACGACTCGCCGCCGGGATGCGAGAACTCGACCTCGCCGGCGATCCAGCGACGCTTCGATTCTTCGTAGACGCCCCAGCCCTCGTCGCGAGTCCGGCCGCTCAGGGGGCCGATCTTGCGCTCGTGAAGCTCGGGGATGACGACGGGCGACTGGCCGAGGGCGTGGGCGATCGGCGTCGCGGAGGCGACCGCCCGACGGAGCGCCGAGCAGTAGACGGCCTCGGCCCCTCGCGAGGCCAGGTGATCCGCCAGCAATCCGGCCTGCTTGTGCCCCCACTCGCTCAGGCCGACGTCCGACTCGGCGCCGTGGAAGATGTTCGGCGCGGAGGTCTCCGCGTGCCGAATGAGGGACATGGCGGTTTCCTGCACCATCTTGCTCCCGGGCGCGACAGACAGAAACAATAGGGGCGGAATCCGCGAGCCCGTGGCCGCGGCCGGATGCGGGGCATCCCGGACGCCGGCGCCGAGGCCGCGGTTCCGATTCGACGCCGGTCGACCCTTCAGGCCGGGCGTCACGACTCCAAACAGGGTAACGCAATGACCGCCGACGGGAAAAGCACGGACCTCACCGGCCAGAACGCCAAGTATCGCACGATCCTCCTGTTCGGCATGCCCGGCAGCGGCAAGGGGACGCAGGGGGCCGTGCTGGGGATGCTCCCCGACCTGCTCCACATCTCGATGGGGGACGTCTTCCGCAAGATCCCCCGGCTCGGCAAGATCGGCGCGGAGATCGAGACCTACACCTCCGACGGCAAGATGGTCCCCGACGACCTGACGGTGCGGATCTTCGAGCGCCACATCAAGATCCTGGAGCTTCAGGAGTTCTTCCTCCCCGAGCACCACACCCTGATCCTCGACGGCCTGCCCCGCAGCTACGCCCAGGCCGAGCGGCTCGACTTCCTCCTCGACGTGGTCCAGATCTTCCACCTGAAGATCATGGACAAGAAGCTGGCCCGCAAGCGGCTCCGGGCCCGGGCCCTGCTGGAGAACCGCCTCGACGACATGAGCGAGGACGTCATCAATCGGCGATTGAACACCTATTACGAGGAAACGATCCAGACCCTCAGCTTTTACCCTCCCGAGCTGGTCTTCGACGTCGACGCCGGCCAGGACATGATCGACGTGCTGAAGGACATCGTGAACCGCCTGTCTGAGATCAAGCGCGTCGCCGTCCCCGTCGCCTCGGTCCCCGAGGCGGTCGCCGACGCCCGATCCTGACCCGAAGGGGCCCGGCCGGCGGCCCATCCCTCTCCCCGTCGGCCTCGACGCGTCCCTCGTCCCCCCAACCTACGCCCGACGCCCCCCGCAGGAGAGCCGCCCCATGGCGCACGCCCCCGTCTCGCCGACCGCCGCCGATCCCGCCGCCGCGTTCCGTCCTTACGTGCCAGCCGATCAGGAGCCCGCCGAATTGACCTTCCGGGCGGTCGCCCTCGGGTCGATCCTGGGCGTGGTGTTCGGGGCCTCGTCGCTCTACCTCTTCTTGAAGGTCGGGATGACCGTCTCGGCGTCGATCCCCGTGGCGGTGCTGGCGATCACGATCTTCCGCGGGCTCTCCTACGCGTTCGGCCTGCGACGGGCGACGATCCTCGAGAACAACGTCGTCCAGACCGCGGGATCGGCGGGCGAGTCGATCGCCTTCGGCGTGGGTGCGACGATGCCGGCCCTGATGCTGCTCGGGTACAACCTCGAATGGTCCCGGGTCATGCTCGTCTCGGTTCTCGGCGGCCTGCTGGGCATCCTGATGATGATCCCCCTGCGCAAGGCGTTCATCGTCAAGCAGCACGGGGTCCTGCCGTATCCCGAGGGGACCGCCTGCGCCAAGGTGCTGATCGTCGGCGAGCACGGCGGGTCGAACGCCCGGACCGTCTTCCTGGGCTTCGGCCTGGGCGCCATGTACAAGATCCTGATGCAGGGCCTGAAGCTCTGGCCGGCCGAGTGGGACAAGGCGGTCGTCGGCATCAAGGGCTATAACAAGGCGGTCGTGGCGCTCGAGCCCGACCCGACGCTGCTGGGCGTCGGCTACATCATCGGCCCGCGGATCGCCGCGGTCATGGTCGGCGGCGGCCTGCTCACGTCCCTGATGCTCGTCCCCATGATCGCGTACTTCGGCGAGGGCCTGCCGACCGTGCTGCCGCCGGGCCAGGCGAAGATCGCCGAGATGGCCCCGGGGCAGATCTCGGGCCAGTACGTCCGCTACATCGGCGCCGGCGCCGTGGCGACCGGCGGCATCCTGAGCATGCTCAACGCCCTGCCGCTGATCTTCTCCTCGATCGCAGGCAGCCTGAAGGCCCTGCGGCCGGCCGGCGCGACGGGCGAGATCGAGGCGGGGGACACGCCCAGGACGGATCGCGACATCCCGCTGCCCCTCGTCCTGCTGGGGACGCTCGGCCTGGTCGCCCTCATCGCGACCTCCAGCCTGATCCCCGCCGACGCGACGGGGAGGATCGCCGGGGCCTGCTTGGTCGTGCTGTTCGGCTTCCTCTTCGTGACGGTCAGCTCGCGGATCACGGGCGTCATCGGCTCGTCGTCCAACCCGATCTCGGGGATGACCATCGCCACGCTGCTCCTGACCTGCCTGATCTTCGTCGCTCTCGGCTGGGTGGGAGGCGAGTACCGCCTGATCGCCCTGTCGATCGCGGCCGTGGTCTGCATCGCCTCGTCCAATGGCGGCACGATCTCGCAGGACCTCAAAACCGGCTACCTCGTCGGGGCCACGCCCTGGCGGCAGCAGGTGGCGATCCTCGTCGGGGCTTTGCTCTCGGCCGTCGTCATGGGCGGGACGCTGCTCTGGTTGAACGACGCCTACACCACCTACTCGAACCGTCCCGAGGACCTGCCGACCGCGAGCTTCGACGTGTCGAAGGTCTCGGAGACCGACTCGTACGAAGGCCGGGAGTTCAAGGTCGTGCGCCTGACGGCCCCGATCGAGGGGGCCCTCCCCGGCACCTATTTCGTCAACGACGCCGGCAAGGCCGAATGGATCAAGGACGCCGGGATCGGCGGCCGGCTCGACCACACCACGAGCGGTGCCCCGATCCGCAAGTTCAACCCGCCCCAGCCCCGGCTGTTCGCCACGATCATCGACGGGATCATGTCGGGCGACCTCCCCTGGGGGCTCGTGATCCTGGGGGCCGTGCTGGCGATCGTGGTGCAGCTCGCCGGGGTCTCGGCGCTGGCCTTCGCCGTCGGGGTCTACCTCCCGCTCTCGACGACCCTGCCGATCTTCATCGGCGGCCTGGTGCGCCTGCTGGTCGACCGGGCCCGGAAGTTCTCGGCCGAGGATTCCGAGACCAGCCCCGGCACCATGATGTCCACCGGCCTGATCGCGGGCGGTTCCCTGGCCGGCATCCTGATCGCCCTGTTGGTCGTCTTCGAGAACCTCGGCAAGGCGGTCGACTTCTCCAGCGTCAAGCCGGGCGGCGAGGCCGAGTACCTGCTCCCCGCCCTGGGAGCGTTCGGGGTCCTGACCGTCTCGTTGCTGGTGGTCGCCATGACGGGCAAGCGTCAGGACATGGGGCAGGGGGTCAAGGACGAGACGTCGCTCATCGACGAACCGTGATGCCATATCGATCGGCTTCGAATCGGCTTCACTCGTCGCCGAGACCAAGGAAGCCATGCGACGTAACTATCTTCAGCATAAAAATTTAAGGTGAAAACTCGGGCGATTTGGAGCACTCTGCAAAATCATTTTTTCGACGCACGAGAGTTCGGCCGAGCGCCCCGGAGCCCAGGGCGGGCCAGCCCGGCCTGGTGTTGAGCCTCGCCCTGGGCTTGCGTGTTCGTTGAAGAATTGGGGCGACGCGCAGGGATTGGCGCCATGGGATTTCCCGGAACCCTCGTGCATTTCATGCCGTCCCAGGCTCGATTCGAGGTTTCCGTAAGCAATCGACCGCCCCCCGAAGTCCAACGTCCGTCGCACCAGGTCGTTTCCGCCAAACGAGCAGGA
Protein-coding regions in this window:
- a CDS encoding OPT family oligopeptide transporter; protein product: MAHAPVSPTAADPAAAFRPYVPADQEPAELTFRAVALGSILGVVFGASSLYLFLKVGMTVSASIPVAVLAITIFRGLSYAFGLRRATILENNVVQTAGSAGESIAFGVGATMPALMLLGYNLEWSRVMLVSVLGGLLGILMMIPLRKAFIVKQHGVLPYPEGTACAKVLIVGEHGGSNARTVFLGFGLGAMYKILMQGLKLWPAEWDKAVVGIKGYNKAVVALEPDPTLLGVGYIIGPRIAAVMVGGGLLTSLMLVPMIAYFGEGLPTVLPPGQAKIAEMAPGQISGQYVRYIGAGAVATGGILSMLNALPLIFSSIAGSLKALRPAGATGEIEAGDTPRTDRDIPLPLVLLGTLGLVALIATSSLIPADATGRIAGACLVVLFGFLFVTVSSRITGVIGSSSNPISGMTIATLLLTCLIFVALGWVGGEYRLIALSIAAVVCIASSNGGTISQDLKTGYLVGATPWRQQVAILVGALLSAVVMGGTLLWLNDAYTTYSNRPEDLPTASFDVSKVSETDSYEGREFKVVRLTAPIEGALPGTYFVNDAGKAEWIKDAGIGGRLDHTTSGAPIRKFNPPQPRLFATIIDGIMSGDLPWGLVILGAVLAIVVQLAGVSALAFAVGVYLPLSTTLPIFIGGLVRLLVDRARKFSAEDSETSPGTMMSTGLIAGGSLAGILIALLVVFENLGKAVDFSSVKPGGEAEYLLPALGAFGVLTVSLLVVAMTGKRQDMGQGVKDETSLIDEP
- a CDS encoding adenylate kinase family protein; protein product: MTADGKSTDLTGQNAKYRTILLFGMPGSGKGTQGAVLGMLPDLLHISMGDVFRKIPRLGKIGAEIETYTSDGKMVPDDLTVRIFERHIKILELQEFFLPEHHTLILDGLPRSYAQAERLDFLLDVVQIFHLKIMDKKLARKRLRARALLENRLDDMSEDVINRRLNTYYEETIQTLSFYPPELVFDVDAGQDMIDVLKDIVNRLSEIKRVAVPVASVPEAVADARS
- a CDS encoding glutaredoxin family protein; translation: MVKSLIARLFSNRPATEPLRFVVYSREGCGCCRKALAVLGEFQSRHRFVVEEVDVDASPDVRARYGGDVPVVEVGGRVRFRGSINPAMLERLLKAEASAGEAG
- a CDS encoding histidine phosphatase family protein, which produces MSLIRHAETSAPNIFHGAESDVGLSEWGHKQAGLLADHLASRGAEAVYCSALRRAVASATPIAHALGQSPVVIPELHERKIGPLSGRTRDEGWGVYEESKRRWIAGEVEFSHPGGESFADIDRRVRPILDDLSKRHKGGRFLVVVHGIVIRVALTSLLADRTPADFDAIAIDFASINDLVHDGSRWRAEALNLVVAPSPARPVA